A window of Clostridioides sp. ES-S-0010-02 genomic DNA:
AAATATCTAGTAGAATATAAGAAATTAAAAACAGTAGTCAGGAAAATATCAAATATGTTGGTGTTATAGTGATTTTCTAATATCAAAGCAGGTGTTATAGAAACATAAAAGTTCGCACCTGCTTTTTATATTAAAATTAAGGAAAATAATAACCCTGCAAGTAAAAATAATAGATTTATTTTCCTTGCAAGATTTGTATTAATTAAAATTGATATTTTATTTTAAGATAAGTTTTTTATTGAATTTTATAGCATCTATACATACTTTCACCACTCTTAAAGGAGAATCTGAAATAAACTTTATCATTAGAAAAATCTTTTTCCATAGCTACTAAATCTTGCTTTTCTCCAGCCTTTCCACCAGTTCCAACTAAGAATACATCTTTTTCACTATCTATTTCTTGAACTGAACCCATATATTTGTAATAGTCATTTATGTCATATGAGCGATATTCAGTAACTTTTTTATTTTCTTCATCCAATTTTATTTTAATAACTCTTGTAGATTTATTTTTTACACCATTATCATATAAGGTTATATATCCATCATCTGTAATTCTAGCATTATGCTGTCTTGAGAATTTTTGATTATCTGTTAAATTGAACTCATCACCCAATCCTCCTAGGGTCCAAATAATTTCTCCTGTTTTTCTATCTAATTTAATAACTTCATCTAAATTTCTAAATGAACAGATTAGATTTCCGTCTTTGGGGTCAATAGTCATAGAATTGAAATGTACATAGTCTAAGGATGTATCACTTTTTTCGCTAAAATTATTTTGTTCAACACTTTCTTCATATAGTTTTTCATGGTCAATACTTTCCCACTGCCATACAACTTTACCATCTTTTATTTCTTGTAGTACACTATTTACCACATAAGGTGAATTTCCTTTATTCAAGTTTGAAGGAATGTTTGTTGCCTTAGATTTTTGATAACTAGAAACGATATAGTGATTATCATTTATGTATATAAAGTCATGGTTTTCTAACTCAGTACCAGATTCTATGTTTTTATTTTTTTCCATAGTAATTTTATTTATTTCATTATAATTTTCATCTAATATAACAAGATATGTTGGTGAGTATCCAACAGAACTTATTCGTTTTGTTGAGTCTTTATCTTGAAGTAAATATCCATATCTAACTTTACCATCATCTGTAGTGATTTTTTTAAAATCAAAAGGATTTGATTCGACTTCCTTGTAAAAAACTATATTTCCTTTGTTATTTAATTTAAATACAAAATTATATTCTTCATTGTGTGTAGTAAGATAATAATCACCATCATAAGGGCTATTTGCAGTAACAGTATACTTTGGAAAATCTTTTGAAAGAGAATTTATGTAATAATTTCTATATGAATTCTCACCACTATACATTACAGATATTTTTATTTTAGAAGAGCTACTGATTTCTTTCAATTTAAAAGTTGATTTATCATTTACATTAATTTCTTTATCATCTATTTTGACACTGTTTACACTTTTAGAGTTTTTTATTG
This region includes:
- a CDS encoding aryl-sulfate sulfotransferase; this encodes MKRKNLLKIVFLCSILFVSGVFAKQVFASQSKSKKTLTITVNGYDVTLSKEGIFNSQNVKQLNSTNQNSITIKNSKSVNSVKIDDKEINVNDKSTFKLKEISSSSKIKISVMYSGENSYRNYYINSLSKDFPKYTVTANSPYDGDYYLTTHNEEYNFVFKLNNKGNIVFYKEVESNPFDFKKITTDDGKVRYGYLLQDKDSTKRISSVGYSPTYLVILDENYNEINKITMEKNKNIESGTELENHDFIYINDNHYIVSSYQKSKATNIPSNLNKGNSPYVVNSVLQEIKDGKVVWQWESIDHEKLYEESVEQNNFSEKSDTSLDYVHFNSMTIDPKDGNLICSFRNLDEVIKLDRKTGEIIWTLGGLGDEFNLTDNQKFSRQHNARITDDGYITLYDNGVKNKSTRVIKIKLDEENKKVTEYRSYDINDYYKYMGSVQEIDSEKDVFLVGTGGKAGEKQDLVAMEKDFSNDKVYFRFSFKSGESMYRCYKIQ